In Deltaproteobacteria bacterium, the genomic window GCCGTTTTGAGAACCGGCGGCGCGCCGCCGGCAGCGGCCGCCGCCGAGCGGGCAACGACTCCAATAGACGGTCACGCGCAGTGACGTGGCCGGGGAGGTGCGTATGCGCATTGGACACGGATTCGACATCCACCGCTTAGTCAGCGGCCGGCCGCTGCGGCTCGCTGGCATCACCGTCCCGTACGAGGCCGGGTTGCTGGGGCATTCCGACGGCGACGTGGTGCTGCACGCCGTTTGCGACGCCTTGCTCGGTGCGATCGCGGCCGGCGATGTGGGCCGGCTGTTCCCCGACAGTGATCCGCGCTTCAAGGGCATCGACAGCACCGAGCTGCTGCGCGAGGTGGTGCGGCGCGTCCACGGCTTGGGCTACGTCGTGCGCAACCTCGATGTCACGGTGCAGGCCGAACGGCCTCGGCTGGCCGAGCACATCGAGAGCATGCGCACGCGCCTGGCCGAGCTGCTGGTGGTGGACAGCAGCATGGTCAGCGTGAAGGCGAAGACGATGGAGGGCCTTGACGCCGTTGGCCGCGGGGAGGCGATCGCCGCCACCGCGGTGGTGCTGTGTAAGCCGGTGACGAAGGACGAGTGAGCAACTGCTCCGGCGGCTAACGCGCCGCCAGCCAGACTTGCAGCCCCTTGCCCGCCCGCTGGCGCAGTTCCTGATTGAGGGCGAAGCGCTCGAGCGCTTGCTTGAGCGCGCGCGCCGCCGTCGGTACGGGGTGGGCACGAAAGAAGGCGGCAACCTCGTGCTTATAGGCGCTGGTTTGCAACTGCGTGGTGGCATCGATCACCCGCGACACCATCATTGGCGGTAGGCGCTGCGAGAGCTCGGCCCAGCGCCGCTTCAGGAACTGCCACGCCGCTGCGCGTGCTCCCGGGTTGGCGAACAGCCGCACCAGCAGGAGGCCGACATCCTGCGTCGACACCTCCTCGCTGAGCGTGAGTTCGAGCGTGCGCTCGATCAGCGCCGGGGAGCGGAAATCGCCGAGCGCCAGCTGGTACCGGCGCCGCTCTTGCGGCGTCTGCGCCTGGCGCACCGCGGCGAGGAATTGCTCGTAACGATCGCCATCGCCTTCACGCGCCGCCATCGCGATCAGCGGATCGGCGAGATTGGGTTCAAGCGCATGGCGGTCGCGCAGGTAGGCGGCGAAGCGATCCGGAACTTCGGCAACGATTGCCGGCGACGAGGCGATGTCGCCGGCCAGCCGCAGTACCGAGGCGCGCCGCAAGCGCACGTCGTCGGTTTCTCCGGCTGCCGCCTGCCAGCCGAGCTGCTGCCACGCCGCTTCATAGGTCCCCGCCAGCCAGCGGCGGAAGGTCGGGCCGCCGTCAACCGCGGGAACCAACTGGTCGTCGACAAAACGCAACGCCGAGGCTAGGGCGTCGAGGACGTCGAAATCGCTCTCGCTCCCAAGACTACCGGCGAGGTCGAGGAAGCTGCCAATCTCGGCGTGGCCGGCGCGCACCGCAGCCCACTGATGACCGACCAGGCCGAGGCGCTCGACTGGGGTGAGCGCGGTGAAGTTGCCGGCGCGCAGCGCCGCTAGTGTCCCCTCGTCGTGCAGCACGTGGTAGAAGCCGCCTTCCGCGGCGTTAGCGTAAACCCAAGGCACGCGCCGGGCCGGACCCAGCGCCATTGCGCCGCGGCCGGCGGTCAGCAGCTGGCGCGCAGGCTGCCGCGTAGCGGGTGACTTCACGACCACGGGTAACGGCCAGCGCTGCCCCGTCGGTTTAGCCTTCGGGTTGGCGAAGAAGCGTGTTTGGCGCAGTTCGAGCACGGCTTGTCCGTTGCGCTCAATGCGGCGCGCCGCCAGCAGCGGAAAGCCGGGCTGCTCGATCCAACCGCGCGCCACCCGCGCCACCTTCTGGCCCGAGGCTGCTTCGAGCGCGCGCCACAAGTCGGCGGCGGTGGCGTTGCCTTCGCGGTGACTACGGATGTATTGGCGCACGCCCCGGCGAAAGGCGGTCGGTCCGAGGTAGCTCTCGATCATGCGCACCACCGCGGCGCCCTTTTCGTAGGTGATCGCGTCGAAGTTCTCGGTCGCCTGAGCCGGGCTGCGCACTTCGGTATAGATCGGGTGGGTGTTGGCCAGCGCATCGAGGCTGAGGGCGGTGGCGCGGTGGTGGGCGAAGTTGTTCCACATCCGCCACTCGGGCTTCCACTCGTCGACGATGCGAATCGCCATCCAGGTGGCAAAGGCTTCATTCAGCCAGAGATCGTCCCACCAGGCCATGGTAACCAGATCGCCGTACCACATGTGCGCCAGCTCGTGGGCGATGACCTCGGCGATGCGCTTCTGCTCGGCCAGGGTGATGGTGGCGGGATCGACCAGGAGCAACGTTTCACGAAAAGTGACGGCGCCGGCGTTCTCCATTGCGCCGGCCTCGAAGTCCGGCACCGCCAGCAGATCGAGCTTGGCGTAGGGGTACGGCAGGCCGAAGTACTTCTCCAAGCGCGCCAGCGATTCGGCCGCCGCTTCGAGCGCGAAGCCGGTGAGATGATCTTTGCCCGGGACGTGCCAGATACGAATCGGGGTACGGCCGACGAAGCGCTCGGCCGTGGCCTCCAACTCGCCGATAGCGAGTGCGCACAGATAGGTCGACAGCTTGGGCGTGGTCGTGAAGAATACCGTCTTGCGGCCCTGGCCGTGGTGCTCGACGCGCTCGACCGGGTTATTGGAGACGACCTCGTGCTGCGCCTCGGTGGTAACGGAGAAGGTAAAGCGGGCCTTGTAGGCGGGTTCGTCGAAGCAGGGAAAGAAGCGGCGCGCGTCGGCGGCTTCGAGCTGGGTGAAGGCGTAGCGGCGCCCGTTGCTGGTGGCGGCGTACAAGCCGCGCAAATGTTTCTGAAGTGCGCCGGAAAAACCCAGCCGCAGTGTGGCGGCACCGGCGCCGACACGGGCCGGTAGCCGCAACTCGACGGTCTCGCGTTTCGGGTGAGGGGTGACGGTTGCGGTTACGTTGGTGTCGCCGGCGACCAACTCGGCGTGCTCGATCGCGAGATCCGCCGCGTGTAGTTCGATGGCGTTGCACGCGCGCCCGAGCTCCAGCGCCATGCTGACCTCGCCCTCAAAGCTGCCGGCGGTAAGGTCGGGGGTGATGTGCACAGCGTAATGCGATGGGCGCACGTGCGGATCGAGCCGGAATTCCGCTTCCGGCACTCGGCGGGCGGCTGCACCTCGCCCTGCCCGCGCCTGGGTTTGTGATCGCTTAGTGGTTCCTCTACCTTTCACAGCTGCCTCCATCACCGACACCTAAGAGAAGAGACTTCACCACAGAGGCACAGAGACGCGGAGAACGACGGCTTTGCGGCTTCGGGAAGCCCGCTTCTGAAACCTTCTTTCCTTATGAGGTTCAACTTCATGTCTCCGGAACTCGGTCTTCCGGCCTTCTCTGGACTCTACTGCCTCTGTGGTGGAACCGCGTTGTCCAATCAAGGTTAGGTTTGTACGCGCACCGGTTCTCAGTTCTCAGCGTAACGGAACAAGCGCTGGCCGATGGCGAACGACACCGCGCCGTAGGCCAGCAGGAGCGCCAGCGTCGGCGCGATCTCAAGCAGGGTGCGGTTGCGCAGCATGACGTCGTGCAGCGCCACCATCGACCATGTCGTCATCGCTCCCTGGGCAACCACTTGCATCCAGCGCGGCTGTTCGAAGAACGGCCACCAACAGCCGCCGATCGCCGCCAGAATGAACATCGCCGACAGGCCGACGGGGATAATCTGCTCACGCGTCCGCGCAACCGCGGCGATGATCACACTGAAGCTGGCCATCGAGAACACGATGGCAAACACCGTCAGTACGAACGCCAGTACCGAGTGGCCGAGTGAGAGCCGGTACATAAAATGGCCGAAGAGCAGCAGCAGCGTGAGCTGGGCCACGCCCACGAGCACCCGCGCCAGCAGCTTGCCGCCGAGTACGGCCCACGGTGCAATCGGCGCGATCGCGATCCGCCCGCTGGTGCCCCAGGCCTCTTCGTCGCGCAGGCCGAAGGCGACGCTCAAGAGCAGGCTCAGCAGCACGAAGGTTACGCTGAAACCCGGCACGTTCTGCTCCAGCGAGGAGAACTTCAAGCGCTCGCCGGTGAGCGGCCGTTCTGCAAGTGTAAGCAACTCCTCGTGGAAGGGATCGCCGAGCGCGGCCGCTTCGCGATCCGCCAGCAGCATCACGATCTTGATTGCGCTCAGTTCGGTCCCTTGCGCCGGGTCGGTGAGCAACTCGATGGTAGAGGGCCGGTTGGTGAGGTAGCGCTTGCTCATCCCCGCCGGCAACACCATCGCCGCCGCCGCGGTCTTGCCGTCGCGCACCCAGGCCGCGGCCTGGCCCCGTTCCACCTCTCGTACCTCGACGTGCTCGCGAAAGACCTTCATCAAGGCGTTGGCCACCGGCCCCTGGTCTTCGTTGACCACCGGCAGCACGATGTTGGCGCTGCCGCCGCCCTGGGTTTCGGCGACCACCAGGATCACGATGATCGGCACGATGACGACGAACACCAGCGCCGAGCGGTCGCGGGCAATCAGGCGCAAGTCCTTGCGCACCACCCAGAGCAGTTTGCGCAGATTGTTCACGGCGTGTCGTCCGTTGCGCCGCCGAACTTGCGCCGCATGCTGTCGAGCAGGGTGTCGACCGCGCCCTTGCTCAGTTGACGATCGAGCTGTTGGCGGAAGTTGCTGGTGAGGCTCAAGTCCTCCACCTGGATGTCGGTGGCCAGCCAGCGGCCGCTTGCCGCCCGCATGCGGTAGGAGACCAGAAACTCATCGCGCGGGGTAACGATCTTGGTGTTCACCTGCGTCAGCGCGCCGGCCGCGGCCTCGCCGACGTACTCGAACACCGGTTTGTCGAAGAACAGTAGCTTTTGCAGATAGGTGCGCTGGAACAGGGTGCGGAACAACTTGAGGAACTCCTGCTGCTGCGTGGCGGTGAAGTGCTTGACGTGCTCGCCCAGCGCGTCCTTGCCCATGTAATCGGTATCGAGGAAGCCCTCCAGCAGTTTTTCCAGCTCGGCGAGCTTTTGGTTGTGAGGGTGATCGGCGTTGACGATCGCGCGGGCACGTTCGAGCACCTCGCGGGTGTAATCGAGCGCGGTGCCGGCGCGGGCGGGCGAGCCGCTGCCGCAGCAGACGCCGGCTAAGAGCAATGCCACAAGCAGGCTTCCGCGCCGGCCCGTTTGCAAGCGCTCGACCATGCTAGTCCCGCAGCTCCTTGCCGGTCAGACGCAGGAAGAGCGTCTGCAAACTGAGCGGTGCGATCTGGATGGCGACGGTATCGCTATAGCGGCCGATCAAGGCACTGACCGCGGGCAAGGCGCGGCCGGCGCCGTCGGTGAAGATGCGCAGCACCCCGTCGCCGCGTTCGCTGCCGCACACGCCGGCGGCGCTGTTGAGCGGGCTCAGGTCGGTCGCCGGCGGCAAGCCGCGTAGCTCGATGACCTCGGCACAGCCGGCCGCAGCCAACAGGTCGCCGAGGTGGCCCATGGCGATGAGGCGGCCCTCATCGACGATGGCGATGCGATCGCACAGCTGCTCGGCCTCCTCCATGTAGTGCGTGGTGTAGAGGATGGCCGTACCCTCTTGGCGCAGGTTGCGCACGATCGAGAAGATGTGCTCGCGCGAGTGCGGGTCCACGCCCACGGTGGGTTCGTCGAGCAGCAGCAGCCGCGGCCGGTGAATCAGACTCACGGCCAGATTGAGCCGCCGTTTCATGCCGCCGGAAAACGTCACCACCGGATCATCGGCGCGGGCGTCGAGCTCGACCAAGGCCAGCAGTTGGCGCACACGCTCGCGCAGCGCCGCGCCGCGGACGCCGAAAATGCGGCCGAAGAAGCGCAGGTTCTCGGCTGCACTCAGCCCCGGGTAGAGCGAAATCTCCTGCGGCGCCACGCCGATGAGGGTGCGAACCGTAGCCGCCGCGCTGACGTTGTGGCCGAAGACGTAGGCCGCCCCGCCCGATGAACGCAGCCAGGTGGCGATGATCGAAATGGTCGTGGTCTTGCCCGCGCCGTTGGGGCCGAGCAAGCCGAAGACTTCGCCCTCGTGGACCTCGAAGGTGACCCCCCGGACCGCCTCGATCTCGCCGTAGCTCTTGCGCAAGTCCTCCACCCGCAAAGCGGCAGCTGCCGAGTGGCTGCGTTCGGCCGCTGACTGTAGTATCGCTGGCGGCTGGGCGGCGGGGCGAGGCGCGACGGTAACGGTGGCCATGGTTGCTGACGCGAGACGAGTCACGTCCGGTTGAGATTGCAGGAAACCAGATTTGGTTGCTCGGGGAAAGAGGTCAGGCAAAACTTTCCGCCCAGTAGCGGGAGTCTTTTTAGGCGTCGGAGGGACGGTATGAAGCAGGTAACGGCAGTCGGGGCAATGCTGCTGGCCTTGATGCTGGGGTCGGCGGCGGGCGCGAGCGAGGCCGGCGGGGCGTTGAGCCTGGGCGAGTGCATCCGGGCGGCGCTCGCCTACAGCCCCGATCTGGGCGTGGCGGCCGCCGATATTGCCGCGGCTCAGGCCCGGCTGGCGGAAGCCGAGGCCGGCCGCCTGGGCGAGGCCGGCTACACCCAGGTGCTGGGTTTGGTCAACGAGGCCCGGGGGAATGCGACCTACTCGCCCGACACCAAGGATGCGTTCTTCAGCGGTCTGGCGCCTTTCACCCGACTCGATCTGCACTTGGCGATTCCGCTGATGACGTTTGGCAAACTGCAGGCGGCCCTGGCGGCGGCCCAGCACGGCTTGGAGAGCCAGCGTGCCCTGAGCGTGGAGCGGCGGGCGGCGATCGTCGACAGCACCAAGCAGCTGTACTACGGCCTGATGTTGGCGCGCCAGCTCGGTGGCGTACTGCGCGAGATGCAGGAGACCCTGGACAAGGCGGTGGCGACGACGGAGCAGCGCATCGCCGAAAAGGCCGCGGGTGTCACCCAGCTTGATCTCCTCAAGCTCAAAGTGGGGCGCGCGCGCTTTGCCAAAGGCGTCGTCGAGGTGGAGGCTTCGGCGCAGCTGGCGCGAACGGCGCTAGCGCGCATGGTAGGCCGGCCGGGTGACGCTGCCTTCGACATTGCCGATCGTAGGCTGCAGCCGGTGGCGATCGCACTCCTGCCGATTGATGACTACCTCGCTCGTGCCCTCGATCGACGCGCGCAGTGGGCGGCGTTGCAGGCCGGTTTGGCGGCGCAGCAAGCCAAGGTCGCAATCGAGGAAGCGGAGTACTATCCTAAGGTGTTCTTCTCCACCGGCTTGCAGTTCGCCCGCGCCGGCAATCGCACCGAACAGAGCAACCCGTTCGCCAACGATGAGTTCAACTACCTGCGTCCCGTCGGTGTGTTGGGGGTGGACTGGGATCTCAATTTCCTCAGTACGCGCGCCAAAGTCGATCAGGCACGGGCCGAGCTCGAGCGCCTGCGCGCCCAGCGCCGTGAGGCCGAGACCGGCCTGCCGCTGGAACTGCGCAAGGCCTACCTCGACGTCACCCGCACCCGCGACACCGTGACGGCGGCCGAGGAGGGTCGCAAAGCGGGCCGGGGCTTGCTGGTGCTTACGGTCAGCAACTTCGACCTGGCGCTCGGCAGTGCCGAGGAGCTATTCGACGGTCTGGGAGCGTACACCGAGAGCAGCAGCGACTACTTCCGCGCGGTGCACGACTACAACGTAGCGGTGGCCACGCTGAGTCGGATCGTCGGTGAGCTGACCGACTTGCAGTACTGACGCCCATATGGGAGCGGCGCTGGCTACGTGCCTTTCCGCCTCGGCCCGTTCCTAACGCGACAGTCGTAGAGCGGTATCAGCCGTGATCGCGCGCTTGCCGAGGATGATAGCGTTGATCCGGCGCGACTCCACGTTGATATTCCGCGCCAAACGATACTGGCCCAACCCAAGCGGCTTGAGCAACTCCTCGTTCAGCGGATTCTCTACCCGGCCCGCAAACACGCGACCGGCATCTTGACGGGGTTCCGGGTGGCGCAGGCAAGAACTATCTGCGGCGGGGCGCGCAGGCCTGACCTCGCCTCTGCCACGTGGTCCCTTCGAGGCGGGAATGCCACGGAATCGCGGGGGCACCCGGCGAGCAGAGGCAGCGAGTTCCAGGTCAGGGCTTAACGGCAGGCGCGCTTGTATAGTTCGCTCAGCTTGTTGCGCAGGTCGGCATCGCTGAGGCCGGGCATGGCCGGTTTGAGCTCCGTGAGCTGCGCGCACGACTTGTCTGCCTTGCCTGTAGCCAGCGTCAAGCGAGCGGTCTCGTAGGCGGCCTCGTACCACGGCAGGTCGCCGGGCCGGACCGTCTTGGCGATCCGCTGCCAGTGGCTCAAGGCCCCGCTGGGGTTGCGGTTGGCCTCGGCGATCCGCGCCAGGCCGCGTAGCGCGGCCAGCGAATTGGGTTCAGCAGAGAGAACCTCCTGGTAGAGGCCGTCGGCTTTGCCCAGCTCCTGCGCCCCCTCGTATAGCCGCGCCAGGGTGAGCTTGGTTTTGTTGCTGCCTTCAGAGTCGGCCAGCAGTAGCTCATATAGACGCAGGGCGGTTTGCTGCGCCGCCGGCCAGGCCTCGCTCTCGCCTTTGTTCTTGCGGCGCGTGCCTTCCTTGACGAACCCGGCGGCCAGGGTCTCGATGGCGTCGCTCTTAGCATCGGCGCGCAACGCCGCGCCGTGCGCCTGCACCTCCGCCTGCGCTTGCGCGAAGCGACCCAGCCGTTGCAGCGCGCCCAGCCGCAGGCGGGTCACCTGCGCGAAAAGATCCGACTGATTGGGGTACTTCTGTTCGAAGTCGGTCAAGGTGGCCAGCGTTTGCTCATCGCGCGGCGGTGCCAGCAGGCTGCCATGCACCGCGTTCATGATCGCCGCCTTGGCCCGGATCTCCGCCAGCGGTAGCGCCTGCAGGTCGCCGCGGCGCTCGTAGTCCGCGGCCAATGGGGTGAAGGCAGCAAGGTCCTTGCCGATATCCGCGATCAATGCCTGGCGTTCCGCCCCGGTGACTTTGCCCTCCGCGCCGGCCTGCAAGAGCTCGAAGCGCGACTGTAGGGCGCCGAAGCGCGCGCGCAACTCGAAGCCCGGGTCGCCGCTCACTTGCCGGTATTGTTCGAGCGCCTCGTCAAACTGTTTGTGCGCCTGCAGCCATTCGCCGAGGCGGTAGCGTGCTTCATAGGCGGAGCGATGATCGCCGTATTGCGCCAGGTAGCTGCGCATGGCCGCCTCGTAGTCCTGCAGGGTGGCCTCGTCCTGCAAGGCGGCCTCGGGGTTCTTGGCGGCGACGGCTTCGAGGGCCTTGAAGCGCATGTAGGCGGCGTCGGCGCCGTAGCTGGGGTTGGGCTTGGCCAGCGCGGCGGCGAAGTGCGCGGCGGCCTCCGGGTACTCGGCGGCCTGGAACAAAGCCAGCCCTAACAGGTAGTGAGCTTCGGTCTGGACGCGCTTGGAATCGGCATCGCTGCTGGCGACGATGGCAGCGAGTAGCGGGCGCGCCTCTTTGTACTCACCCTTTTGCGCCAGCAGTCGCGCCACGGTCCATTTCGCCGCCGGGCTACCGGCCTGGGCCGCGAACTGCTGCGGGTCATCCAGCTCTGCCTGCATCAGCGCTTCGACCTTCTCCTGCCAGGCCGCGCCCGCGCGGCGCAGCTGATCCATGCCGCTCATGGCCTCCTGCCGGTAACGGGCGGCTTGGGCACCTGCCGACGCCTTGGCGGCGGCGAGCAGGGCGCGCACGCGGTAGTAGCGGATCAGCGCGGCATCGGCCGATTCGCTCGCCAGCAGGCCGTCGGCGATCCCGATGGTCTCCCGGTGCTTGCCGCTGCGGTAGGCGGCGTCGAGCAAACCCAGCCGAGCTTTGGCCCGCCGCTCGGCGGAAGTGTCTTTGTCGTCGACTACAATCTGGAAATCACGCGCCGCCCACTCGTAGTTACCCAGCTCGAGATGCGCCAAGCCGCGGCCGAGTAGGCTTTCGATGATCAACTCGTTGCGGCGCTCGCCGGCGGCGAATTCCGAGAAGCCTTGCGCCGCCTTTTCGAGCAGCGTCTTGCGCGGCTGACCGCCGTACAGGCGGGCGCCGTAGTAGTGCAGCCAGTTGAGGTAGTAGAGCGTTTGCGACGCCAGGGCCTGGGCTTCCTTCCAGTCGGCGGTTTCGTAGAGCGCTTCGAGGTCACCATCGGCATCCATCACCTGCTTCGCCGCTTGTTCCAGTTTGCCGCTGTTGGCGGCGTAAATACGTTCGAGCGGTGCGCTGATGGCCTCGTAGTCGCCGAGCAGCGTCTCCTTCTCACGCGCCTCGGTACCGGCACGCACGGCGCGATCGCTCAGGTCGATGAAGCCGAGGGCGAGCTGGCCGAGCTGCTGGATTGCCGCTTGCTGCGCGCGGGCATCGAAGCGGCCGCTGGCTTGTTGGGCGGCCATGTCGTCGGCGATCCGGCGCGCACGCCCGCGCAGATCGGGGGCCTGGGCCGCGGCACCCTCTGCCAGAACCAGCGCCAGAACCATCGCCGCCGCAGCGCGCCGGCGCCGGGCGGGGGTGGAGCGCGTGGAAGTCGCGGCTGCGAGCGGTTTCATCAGCATGGTGTCACGACCGCGGATTGGTCTTGGTGGCGGAGTTGTCGTCACGACAACTCGCCCATGAACTTCGCCATCTCGACCTTCCAGCGGCTGCCGAAGGTCAGCACCACCACTTCGCGCAGCAGCGCCTTCTGCTCGTCGAGTTGAATCAACTCGCCGCCGCCAGCCTTGGCCAGCTCGCCGAAGACCTGCGAGACCTGGTGATAGAACTCGGGCATCGGCGATGGCTTGAACGGCTCCTTGCCGTGCAGTGAGCGCCACAGCTGGCGATCGAACTCATCGTGCATGCGCTTGGTGACGTCGACGGCGCTGACATAGCCGCCCTGGGCGTGAAAAGCTGCGATCAGGTCGCGCACCGCATCGACGTCCTCCGGGTGCGGCGGCGAGCCGCCCACCAGCACGATGATTTTCTTCGACTGCTTGCGCCAGCTCAACTCGTTGATGGCGGCGGCCATTCCTTCTTGCACCGCTTCCTCCCAGTCGCCCCCGCCGGAGGCGTTGATCTGCGCCAGGAAGTCACGCAGTTTCTGCGTCTTGAAGCTGAGGTCGCTCCATTTGACGACGTAATCGTCGCCTTGGTCGCGGTAAACCACGATGCCGATCCGCGCCGTGGGTACCATCCGGTGGATCGTCGCCACCAGTTTGGTCAGTTTCTCTTTCACGTCATCAATGACGAACTGCATGCTGTCGGTGGTGTCGATGACCAACGCGACATCGAGACCGACCTTGCGCAAGCCGCCGACGTAATCACCGAAGCCGCCGCCCAGACCGCCGATCGCCCCGGCGCCGAACGACAGCGGCGTCGACAGGTTGTCCACGCTCGGGCCGGCGCCGAGCTTGGGACCGATGCCTGCCAGCTGCGGCATTTCCGGAGCGCGCACGTTTTGCACCACCGGCCCGCGCGGCCGGGCTTGCTGCGGCGCCGTGCGCTGCACGTTGAGCACGCCCTCGAGGTCTTGCAGCGACGGCTCACCGTCGAGCTGCTCGGGGCCGACGCTGCTGTCGTCGATGACCTTGACCTTGATCTGCTCCGCCTGGCGGATGACGGTCAGCGTCATGGTGCCCAACAGCAACAACAGCGCGACGTGAACCGCGGCCGAAAACCCGAACCAGCGCAGCCCCTGTAAGCGCTGCCCCGACCACGGATCGAAGCGGGCGGGCTCGGGCGGTGCCGGCGGTTTGGCTAAGTCCTCGGCCATGCCGCGGCTCAGCTCCCGGAGCGGCGCTCAGCGGCAATCGCCACTTGCTGGGCGCCGGCCTTCTGCGCCAAGGAGAGGATTCGCACCGCGTTGCCGAAGAGCACTTCGCGATCGCCTTCGAGCACGACCGGGATGTCCGGCCGCGCGCTGACCAGGCCGCGCAGGACTTGTTCGAGATCGTCGAAGGCGGTGAGTTGGCTATTGACGAAGACCTCGTTCGCAGGCGTGACGGTGATGGTAATCTCGCGCGGCTGCGAGGTGGTTTGGTCCACCTCCGGCAAGCTGATCTTGGCGCCCGACTCCACCATGGCCGCGCTGGTGACCATGAAGATGATCAGCAGCACGAGGAAGATGTCGGTCAGCGGCGTGATGTTGATCTCGGCGACGATGGGCGAGCGCGCCCGCTTTTTGAGACTACCGAGCGCCATTGGCCTGCCGTCCCAAGTGGATGGCGTCGATCACCCGGTTGCACGCAATGGTCATGGCGGCTTCGATGCGCTCGACACGCGTTTGGAAGTAATTGTAAGCGATAACCGCGATGATCGCGACGGCTAAGCCCAGGGCGGTGGCGACCAGCGCCTCGGAAATACCTGCGGCCACCACCGAGAAGCCGCCGCTACCCATCAGCGCCATGTTGTGAAAGGCCTTGATGATCCCGACCACGGTGCCGAACAGGCCAATGAACGGTGCGCTGGCGCCGACCGTCGCCAGTACCCACAGCGGTCCCTTGAGGGCTTCGAGCTCCTCGAAGCGCTTCTCCTCGGTCAGATCGGCGAGGTATTCGAGCGAGTCCTTCTGATGGCGGGCGAGCACGTCGGAGAAGATCCGGCCCGCGGGCAGGTCGCCCTGTTCATGCGACAGCGCCAGCGCGTCGGGGAAGTTGCCCTGCTCCAGCGCCGGGCAAAGCCGATTGGCCAGACTCAGGCTGCCGGAGATCAAGTTGCGCAACGACCACAGCCGTTCGAAGATGATGGTCACGGTGACGAGCGAGAACACGATCAGGGGATAGGTGGCGAGCCACCCCTGCTGAATCATGTCGAGGACACTTAAGCCTTCCACGAGCGGACCTCCTTAGTATGCGCTTGCCGGGTGTGGCTGTTCCCAACCGGTCTGCATCGGCCCGCGGCGGCACCGGTGATTGCCGTGCGCGCGCGATAACGCGATGGGCGAAGGGAAGAACCCTGCTTCAGTTGTCTCGGCAGCCACGATCAGCCGGCGCGCAAGTCTGAAATTTCGT contains:
- a CDS encoding VWA domain-containing protein; protein product: MAEDLAKPPAPPEPARFDPWSGQRLQGLRWFGFSAAVHVALLLLLGTMTLTVIRQAEQIKVKVIDDSSVGPEQLDGEPSLQDLEGVLNVQRTAPQQARPRGPVVQNVRAPEMPQLAGIGPKLGAGPSVDNLSTPLSFGAGAIGGLGGGFGDYVGGLRKVGLDVALVIDTTDSMQFVIDDVKEKLTKLVATIHRMVPTARIGIVVYRDQGDDYVVKWSDLSFKTQKLRDFLAQINASGGGDWEEAVQEGMAAAINELSWRKQSKKIIVLVGGSPPHPEDVDAVRDLIAAFHAQGGYVSAVDVTKRMHDEFDRQLWRSLHGKEPFKPSPMPEFYHQVSQVFGELAKAGGGELIQLDEQKALLREVVVLTFGSRWKVEMAKFMGELS
- a CDS encoding biopolymer transporter ExbD, translating into MALGSLKKRARSPIVAEINITPLTDIFLVLLIIFMVTSAAMVESGAKISLPEVDQTTSQPREITITVTPANEVFVNSQLTAFDDLEQVLRGLVSARPDIPVVLEGDREVLFGNAVRILSLAQKAGAQQVAIAAERRSGS
- a CDS encoding MotA/TolQ/ExbB proton channel family protein, whose protein sequence is MIQQGWLATYPLIVFSLVTVTIIFERLWSLRNLISGSLSLANRLCPALEQGNFPDALALSHEQGDLPAGRIFSDVLARHQKDSLEYLADLTEEKRFEELEALKGPLWVLATVGASAPFIGLFGTVVGIIKAFHNMALMGSGGFSVVAAGISEALVATALGLAVAIIAVIAYNYFQTRVERIEAAMTIACNRVIDAIHLGRQANGAR